From a region of the Papilio machaon chromosome 26, ilPapMach1.1, whole genome shotgun sequence genome:
- the LOC106716421 gene encoding non-canonical poly(A) RNA polymerase protein Trf4-1 has product MDPAVAWYQPEQEGPAKRLWLRIWETQSDIDKMNLKNLENSNPNVNKAPDFIPINDVNGENRNNNYFNPARRKANDNRASTFNLNKNHDALIGEYGGCPWRLPNYNYKPGILGLHEEIEHFYMYMSPTETEHLVRSTVVTRIRSAILALWPQARVEVFGSFRTGLYLPTSDIDLVVIGQWEKLPLWTLERELVAQDIAEKETIKVLEKATVPIVKMTDKYSDVKVDISFNMSSGVKSAELIKQFKEKYPVLSRLVMVLKQFLLQRDLNEVFTGGISSYSLILMCISFLQLHPRPERLRQPHNLGVLLIEFFELYGRKFNYVKTAIRVKNGGSYVSKDEIQKEMNDGHRPSLLCIEDPLTPGNDIGRSSYGALQVKQAFDYGYIILQQAVGAHVMCGGRGAAGARHSALGRVLRVTDHVLQYRRWVRDTFQPYFFPRAQLLPPRPPDIEPDRDPRSSPPPLSALQCSSPTPRRVSAHQSLIIHHITSNSDFNNIPSGVMQQRYANANSNANAGSGGGGGGAEGKGRSRTFTGKQRRYPGSPPQPPRRPDQRNKKRRQFPQPPR; this is encoded by the exons ATGGATCCCGCCGTCGCGTGGTATCAGCCCGAGCAGGAAGGACCCGCGAAGCGACTCTGGCTTCGTATTTGGGAGACTCAAAGTGACATAGacaaaatgaacttaaaaaatttagaaaattctAACCCCAATGTGAATAAAGCCCCAGACTTTATACCAATTAATGACGTTAATGGTGAAAATAGGAACAATAATTACTTCAATCCCGCGCGGAGGAAAGCGAACGACAACCGCGCATCTACGTTTAACCTGAACAAAAACCACGATGCGCTCATAGGTGAATACGGCGGCTGTCCTTGGAGGCTGCCTAACTACAATTATAAGCCTGGTATTTTGGG GCTGCACGAGGAGATCGAGCACTTCTACATGTACATGTCGCCGACGGAGACGGAGCACCTGGTGCGCAGCACGGTCGTCACGCGTATACGGAGCGCCATCCTCGCGCTGTGGCCACAGGCGCGCGTCGAGGTGTTCGGCTCCTTCCGCACCGGCCTATACCTGCCCACCAGCGACATCGACCTCGTTGTCATCG GTCAGTGGGAGAAGCTGCCGCTGTGGACGTTGGAGCGCGAGCTGGTGGCGCAGGACATCGCCGAGAAGGAGACCATCAAGGTGCTGGAGAAGGCTACAGTTCCCATCGTCAAGATGACCGACAAGTACTCCGACGTCAAG GTAGACATATCGTTCAACATGAGCAGCGGCGTCAAGAGCGCAGAGTTAATCAAACAGTTTAAG GAAAAGTACCCGGTCTTGTCTCGCCTGGTGATGGTGCTGAAGCAGTTCTTGCTGCAGCGGGACCTAAACGAGGTGTTCACGGGCGGAATCTCCTCCTACTCCCTCATCCTGATGTGCATCAGCTTCCTGCAGCTGCACCCGCGACCCGAGCGCCTGCGTCAGCCCCACAACCTCGGCGTGCTGCTCATCGAGTTCTTCGAGCTCTACGGCAGGAAGTTCAACTACGTCAAGACCGCCATCCGCGTCAAGAACGGCGGCTCCTACGTCTCCAAGGATGAAATACAGAAG GAGATGAACGACGGGCACCGGCCTTCGCTGCTGTGCATCGAGGACCCGCTGACGCCGGGCAACGACATCGGCCGCTCCAGCTACGGCGCGCTGCAGGTCAAGCAG GCGTTCGACTACGGCTACATAATCCTGCAGCAGGCGGTGGGCGCGCACGTGATgtgcggggggcgcggcgcggcgggggCGCGGCACAGCGCGCTCGGCCGCGTGCTGCGCGTCACCGACCACGTGCTTCAGTACAGGCGCTGGGTGCGCGACACCTTCCAGCCCTACTTCTTCCCCCGCGCGCAGCTCCTGCCGCCGCGTCCGCCCGACATCGAGCCCGACCGCGACC CGCGCAGCTCACCACCGCCGCTGTCGGCGCTGCAGTGTTCCTCGCCCACGCCGCGCCGCGTCTCCGCACACCAGAGTCTCATCATCCACCACATCACCAGCAACTCGGACTTCAACAACATCCCCTCCGGTGTCATGCAGCAGCGCTACGCCAATGCCAACTCTAACGCCAACGCTGGCTCGGGCGGTGGTGGGGGCGGAGCCGAGGGCAAGGGCCGGTCGCGGACGTTCACCGGCAAGCAGCGGCGCTACCCCGGCTCACCCCCGCAGCCGCCGCGACGTCCCGACCAGCGCAACAAGAAACGACGCCAGTTCCCACAACCGCCGCGATGA